In Natator depressus isolate rNatDep1 chromosome 17, rNatDep2.hap1, whole genome shotgun sequence, one genomic interval encodes:
- the P2RX5 gene encoding P2X purinoceptor 5 isoform X1: MGQVGWKGLCLSLFDYKTEKYVIAKNKKVGILYRVVQLSILAYLVGWVFVVKKGYQDSDTSIQSSVITKLKGVAFTNTSELGERLWDVADYVIPPQGENVFFVMTNLIVTPNQRQDTCPESTGIRDALCSKNRDCPAGEAVIAGNGVKTGRCLKVGSNTNGTCEILAWCPVEKKSKSKKPLLANAENFTVYIKNSIRFPKFKFSKTNVLNTDDEFYLKNCHFSAQHLYCPIFHLGKLVSWAGNNFQDMASKGGVIGIQIEWDCDLDKPPSECNPHYSFSRLDNKFAEKSVSSGYNFRFAKYYKDAEGVEYRTLIKAYGIRFDVMVNGKAGKFNIIPTIINVGSGLALMGAGAFFCDVVLLYLMKKSNFYRGKKYEEVKSSSRKSLSGGTVNGNQNSESLATLEQQRQLQTVET, translated from the exons ATGGGGCAGGTCGGTTggaagggtctgtgtctgtcgctTTTTGATTATAAAACCGAAAAATATGTCATTGCAAAGAACAAGAAGGTGGGGATTCTCTATCGAGTGGTGCAGCTGTCCATCCTGGCTTACCTGGTGGG ATGGGTATTTGTCGTCAAGAAAGGCTACCAGGACTCGGACACCTCCATCCAGAGCTCCGTCATCACCAAGCTGAAGGGCGTGGCTTTCACCAACACCtcggagctgggggagaggctgtGGGATGTCGCCGATTACGTCATTCCCCCACAG ggtgaaAATGTTTTCTTCGTTATGACAAATCTGATTGTGACCCCAAATCAAAGGCAGGACACATGCCCTGAG AGTACTGGCATTCGAGACGCACTGTGCAGCAAGAACAGGGACTGCCCTGCGGGGGAAGCTGTGATAGCTGGCAATG GGGTCAAGACTGGCCGCTGTTTGAAAGTTGGGAGCAACACCAATGGGACGTGTGAAATATTAGCGTGGTGTCCGGTGGAGAAAAAGTCCAAGTCCAA GAAACCGCTTTTAGCGAATGCAGAAAACTTCACTGTTTACATCAAAAACTCGATCCGCTTCCCTAAGTTTAAATTCTCCAA GACTAATGTGCTAAACACTGATGATGAATTCTACCTGAAAAACTGCCACTTCAGTGCACAGCACCTTTACTGCCCCATATTCCACCTGGGCAAACTCGTGAGCTGGGCTGGGAACAACTTTCAGGACATGGCATCTAAG GGTGGTGTGATAGGAATTCAGATTGAATGGGACTGTGATCTTGATAAACCTCCTTCTGAATGCAACCCTCACTATTCTTTTAGCCGTCTGGACAACAAGTTTGCGGAAAAATCCGTCTCCTCTGGATACAACTTCAG ATTTGCCAAATATTACAAGGATGCTGAAGGAGTCGAGTACAGGACACTGATAAAAGCCTATGGAATACGCTTTGATGTGATGGTGAATGGCAAG GCAGGTAAATTTAACATCATTCCAACGATAATCAACGTGGGCTCAGGACTTGCGCTTATGGGTGCA GGGGCTTTCTTCTGCGACGTGGTGCTGCTGTATTTGATGAAAAAGAGCAACTTCTATCGAGGCAAAAAATATGAGGAAGTGAA GTCCAGTTCAAGGAAGTCTTTATCAGGTGGAACAGTGAATGGGAACCAGAACTCAGAATCACTGGCTACATTAGAGCAGCAGAGACAACTACAGACAGTTGAGACCTAA
- the P2RX5 gene encoding P2X purinoceptor 5 isoform X2, with protein sequence MGQVGWKGLCLSLFDYKTEKYVIAKNKKVGILYRVVQLSILAYLVGWVFVVKKGYQDSDTSIQSSVITKLKGVAFTNTSELGERLWDVADYVIPPQSTGIRDALCSKNRDCPAGEAVIAGNGVKTGRCLKVGSNTNGTCEILAWCPVEKKSKSKKPLLANAENFTVYIKNSIRFPKFKFSKTNVLNTDDEFYLKNCHFSAQHLYCPIFHLGKLVSWAGNNFQDMASKGGVIGIQIEWDCDLDKPPSECNPHYSFSRLDNKFAEKSVSSGYNFRFAKYYKDAEGVEYRTLIKAYGIRFDVMVNGKAGKFNIIPTIINVGSGLALMGAGAFFCDVVLLYLMKKSNFYRGKKYEEVKSSSRKSLSGGTVNGNQNSESLATLEQQRQLQTVET encoded by the exons ATGGGGCAGGTCGGTTggaagggtctgtgtctgtcgctTTTTGATTATAAAACCGAAAAATATGTCATTGCAAAGAACAAGAAGGTGGGGATTCTCTATCGAGTGGTGCAGCTGTCCATCCTGGCTTACCTGGTGGG ATGGGTATTTGTCGTCAAGAAAGGCTACCAGGACTCGGACACCTCCATCCAGAGCTCCGTCATCACCAAGCTGAAGGGCGTGGCTTTCACCAACACCtcggagctgggggagaggctgtGGGATGTCGCCGATTACGTCATTCCCCCACAG AGTACTGGCATTCGAGACGCACTGTGCAGCAAGAACAGGGACTGCCCTGCGGGGGAAGCTGTGATAGCTGGCAATG GGGTCAAGACTGGCCGCTGTTTGAAAGTTGGGAGCAACACCAATGGGACGTGTGAAATATTAGCGTGGTGTCCGGTGGAGAAAAAGTCCAAGTCCAA GAAACCGCTTTTAGCGAATGCAGAAAACTTCACTGTTTACATCAAAAACTCGATCCGCTTCCCTAAGTTTAAATTCTCCAA GACTAATGTGCTAAACACTGATGATGAATTCTACCTGAAAAACTGCCACTTCAGTGCACAGCACCTTTACTGCCCCATATTCCACCTGGGCAAACTCGTGAGCTGGGCTGGGAACAACTTTCAGGACATGGCATCTAAG GGTGGTGTGATAGGAATTCAGATTGAATGGGACTGTGATCTTGATAAACCTCCTTCTGAATGCAACCCTCACTATTCTTTTAGCCGTCTGGACAACAAGTTTGCGGAAAAATCCGTCTCCTCTGGATACAACTTCAG ATTTGCCAAATATTACAAGGATGCTGAAGGAGTCGAGTACAGGACACTGATAAAAGCCTATGGAATACGCTTTGATGTGATGGTGAATGGCAAG GCAGGTAAATTTAACATCATTCCAACGATAATCAACGTGGGCTCAGGACTTGCGCTTATGGGTGCA GGGGCTTTCTTCTGCGACGTGGTGCTGCTGTATTTGATGAAAAAGAGCAACTTCTATCGAGGCAAAAAATATGAGGAAGTGAA GTCCAGTTCAAGGAAGTCTTTATCAGGTGGAACAGTGAATGGGAACCAGAACTCAGAATCACTGGCTACATTAGAGCAGCAGAGACAACTACAGACAGTTGAGACCTAA